DNA from Marinagarivorans cellulosilyticus:
TTTTAGCGGCCGGCTATTCTGGCAAGACTTAAAACCTCTAGGCCATAGCCGCGCAATTGGTTTGAGCGTTATTGGGCTAGCTATGTTTTGGTCCATAGGGCAGGTATTGCTGGCGGCTTTCCCATCGTTTTTAAAAGCCACCACGGGCGAGTTGAATACCTTGGTTGTGCAGGCCGTATTGGCGTGTACGGGTATTGGTATTGCCATTGGTTCTGTAACGGCTGGCAAAATATCGCGTAATTATATAGAGCTTGGTTTATTACCTGTTGGGGCGTTAGGCATTTTGAGCGGCCTTATTGTGCTAACGCACTTAAATAGCATGTGGGCGTTTGCCGGGTGCTTTTTATGGATTGGTATTAGCGGTGGTTTGTTTATTGTGCCGCTTAATGCGTTGATTCAATTTAACGCAAAAGGTGATGCATTAGGCCGTACCTTGGCGGCTAATAATTGGGTGCAAAACCTCGCGATGTTAAGCTTTTTGGCCTTAACCGTTGTATTTGCCTTAATGGGGCTTAGTAGCAAAACCTTATTGCAGTTAATGGTGTTAGTGGCACTGGTTGGCAGTATTTATACCCTTAAACAATTACCGCAAGCCTTTGTGCGCTTTGCATTAGCCAGTGTAATTTCGCGCCGTTACAAGGTGCATGTGCAAGGGTTGGAGCATATGCCCTCGGCGGGCGGCGTGTTGTTGTTGGGTAACCATATTAGCTGGATCGATTGGGCTATTTTGCAATTGGCCAGCCCACGGCCTGTGCGTTTTGTAATGTTAAAAAGTATTTACCAGCGTTGGTACCTTAAGCGCTTTTTAGATTTAATGGGCTGTATTCCTATAGCGCAGGGCAGCAGTGCGCAAAGCTCTATCGAAAAGGTTGCCGAGTATTTAAACCAAGGCGAAGTGGTATGTTTATTCCCTGAGGGTACTATTAGCCGCACTGGCCACTTAGCCGAATTTAGAAAAGGCTTTGAACGCGCCGCTGCGTTGTGCGAAGACGCTGTTGTGATTGTCCCGTTTTATTTGCGGGGTTTATGGGGCAGCCAGTTTTCGCGCGCGAGCGAGCATTTTAAACAATCGCAAAAACGCGGTTTAAACCGTAATTTAATATGTGCCTTTGGCGAGCCTTTACCTAAAACTACGACAGCTGATATTTTAAAGCGGCGCGTGTACGATTTATCGCTAGTGACGTGGCAAGCCTTTATTGATCAAAAACCTGCGCTGGGCGAAAGTTGGATTAATCGCGCTAAACAAGTCGGGCGCCAACCTTTATTGATTTACCCCGATGGCGGCCATTTAACGGGCTACCAAGCACTGAGCTTATCGTTAATTTGGGCGCGCCGCCTGCGTTTACATAAAACGCAGACCATTGGCGTAATGATGGCGCCTACGGTAGATGCGGCCATTTTACATATGGCGGCGTTTATTGCCGGTAAGCGTATTGCGAATTTAGATGGCGCCTTGCCGCCTGCAATACTGGCCGAGCAGTTAGAAAAAATAGAATGTAACACCGTGTATATCGCCAAAGATTTAATGACAGGCCTAAGCAATAGCGTAACAGTTGTAGATATGGACAAGCTCCATGTCACACGGTTTGAACGATGTTTAACGGCTTTTTATAGCCGCTGGACACCAACTTGGAAATTGCGCTGGTTGTCGCTTAATAAAGTAGCGCCAGAAAATGCAGCGGTGGCTATTTTTACCCAAGAGCACGCCATTAATTTAAGCCATAAAAATATTCAAGCAAATATTGCACAACTAGCCGATGTATTAAATGCACAGCCCGATGATATTGCCTTGGCGAATATGCCATTGCATCAAGCCTATGGTTTGACTGTAAATTTATTAATGCCGCTGCTACAAGGTATTGCGTGTGTGCCGCAACCGGTGGCTAACCCCGTGGCCGATGCCCGTGCTATTAGCCAAAATGATGTAACGTTATTATTTGTGAGTGCACAGGTATTGCAGCAGCTAAGCCAACACGATAAAGCCCATGCGCTAATGCTAGGCAGTGTGCGTGCAGTAGTGTGTAGCCATTTGGGTTTAACCCCCGATGTTTTACAGCAATTTCAGCTTAAATTTAATTTACCGGTGCTTGTCGGTTTTGGTATTACCGAGGCATCGCCGGTGGTGAGTTGTAATATTCCAGACGCAATGGACACCCATAATTGGAAGGTTCAAGTGGGGACTAAAGCGCAAACATTGGGTATGCCTTTGCCGGGTACAAGCTTAAAAATTGTTGATGCCAACCAAGCCGAAGTGGCTACAGGTATGCTAGGGCGTTTATGGGTAGCTGGGCCACAGGTTATGCTGGGGTACATTGGGGAGGAATCCCCTTGTTATTGTGTAAATAATATTACTTGGTTAGATACAGGGTTAATGGGCAGCTTAGACGACGATGGTTTTTTACGCTTGGATGCTGTAAGTAATAACCCTGCTGAACAACAAAATAACGACGAAGACGAAAAGGGGAGTGAATCATGATTGCCACAGACTTACCACTTTTTTGCACGCAGCCAGCGGCAAGCCTAGCCACGCTGGCAACTGATGACGCCATTTATATTGCCTACGAGCGCGAGCGCGATTTTATGTCTGCGCCTAAAGCCTTTGTGGTGGTGAAGTTGGCGCACGATACTTTGGTGACGGTGAATGCTTGCCATGCTAACGAGGCGCAGTGGTTGGTGCTAGAGCAAGAACCGCATGGGGTTTACCAGTATCAATATGATGATGCGCGCTTTTACGTGTTTTACGGTGCCGAGCAATTGGTTGATGTAAAAACTGAAGAGTTGGTGTTATACCGTGAAATTTACCATTGCGAGAACCCGCACGAGGCCATGTGTAAATATTTAAATCAAGGTGGCACCGACAACAGTGATTGATGTGTGAGTGTTGGTTAGATTTTGTGTTTATTGTGTGAGGTAATTATGAAAATAGCATTTTACAGTAGCAAACCTTACGACCATGTATTTTTTGATGCCTTAAATCCTGGCCACGATTTGTTATATCTAAAAGCGGGCTTAACACCGGAAACAACCGTTTTAGCTGAAGGTTGCGATGCGGTGTGTTGTTTTGTTAACGACATTGTTAATGCAGAAGTACTGCAACGTTTAGCAGAGCTAAATATTAAGTTGGTTGTAATGCGCTGTGCGGGCTTTAATAATGTGGATGTCGAAGCGGCAGCAGCACGGGGTATTTGCATTGCCCGGGTGCCAGAGTATTCCCCTTATGCTGTGGCAGAGCATACGGTAGGTTTGATTATGACTTTAAACCGCCATATACACAGGGCACATAACCGCATTCGTGAAAACGATTATTCCTTGCACGGTTTAATGGGGTTCGACTTACATGGTAAAACGGTAGGGGTGATTGGTGCGGGAAAAATTGGCTTAGCCTTTATTCGCATAATGCAGGGCTTTGGTTGCCGCGTAATTATATTCGACCCAGCTAAAGCACCAGTTAATGGCGCCGAGAACGTAACGCTAGAGGAGCTATGGGCGCAAAGCCATGTCGTCTCTTTACATTGTCCTTTAACACCGCAAACACACCATATTGTAAATGCCGAGTCTCTCTCCAAAATGCCGAAGGGCGCTATGTTGGTTAATACGAGCCGTGGCGGTTTAATCGATACCCAAGCGGTGATTGATAGCCTAAAAAGGGGGCACTTAGGTTATTTAGGCATTGATGTGTACGAAGAGGAGGCCGAACTGTTCTTCGAGGATTTATCCGATGCGATTATTCAAGACGATGTCTTCGCCCGTTTAACCACATTCCCCAACGTGATTATTACCGGCCATCAAGCCTTTTTTACCCGCGAAGCATTGCAAAAAATTGCGACGGTGACTTTTAACAATATCGCGGCTTTTGAAAAAGGTGATTATTCTGTTATCGAAGCCGTCAATAAGTTGAATAACTAAAGGCTGAAAAATCATCTTTTCATTTTATAGATTATTTTTTGACGCTAATTATTGGCTTGGTAGGGTGTTTAATTAATTAGCATTAAATATTTTTCTTTATATGCTCCAATGGCTGCCATTCGCCATTTTCTATTCAAAAATATTGCTTCTTTGGTTGCAACTCTGAACTAGCCTACATAGGTAGGTGTAAGTTTATTTATGCGCCAGTCTGTTGTGGCTGGACTTAATCAGGGTTGCTGAAATGGCTGATACGAACGATCCCAAGAATAAAAAACAACAGCAGCAAGATGCGCTGGATCAGTTTATTGCTGAGGAGGACAAGCAAGGGGTAAACCTGGATGCCGAAGAGCGCGAAGCTGCCGATGCCGATGCCAGCGATGAAGGCGCCATTGCCGCCGGTAACCTAACCTATGGCGACCGCTTTGAGCGCGAGGCCGAAAGCGAGAGTAAGCGGGGCGGGGCAAGTACTGAAGACTTAGAGCAAACCGAGCGGGTTCGAAATAAGCCATCAAAATTTATTGAAGACGTAGAGAGCGACGACAATGCTGCGGCAGGCCGAGCTCAAGATTCAAATGAAACTTTAAGCGCCAGCGACATTCAGCAGCAAAACCTTCCGCGCGAAGAGGCGAATAGCGAGCCCGAAGTTAACAGTAATAATCGCCGCGCAGCGTCGCCAGCAAATAGTGAGGCGGAGCTCGATAATGGGCAGCCGCAAGCTAATCAAGCAACTGCCAACGAGAATATAGAAGAGGGCGAGCCAGAAACGCTCGATGGGGCTGATGACGGTAGCGCGGAAGAAGTAGCTCAGGATGACGAAAGTGAAGACGTAGCAGAGGGTGATGTAGCAGAAGATGATGTAGCAGAGGATGATGTAGCAGAGGATGAGCCAGAAGATGATCTAGATCCTACCGATCCTACCGATCCTACCGATCCTACCGATCCTACCGATCCTACCGATCCTACCGATCCTACCGATCCTACCGATCCTACCGATCCTACCGATCCTACCGATCCTACCGATCCTACCGATCCTACCGATCCTACCGATCCTACCGATCCTACCGATCCTACCGATCCTACCGATCCTACCGATCCTACCGATCCTACCGATCCTACAGATCCTACAGATCCTACAGATCCTACAGATCCTACAGATCCTACAGATCCTACAGATCCTACAGATCCTACAGATCCTACAGATCCTACAGATCCTACAGATCCTACAGATCCTACAGATCCTACAGATCCTACAGATCCTACAGATCCTACAGATCCTACAGATCCTACAGATCCTACAGATCCTACAGATCCTACAGATCCTACAGAAAATCGTCGTCCGCAAGCGAACGACGACAGCGGCGTTGCCACTGAAGACTCAGGCGCCGTCAGCTTTAATGTGCTCGCGAACGATGCCGATGCGGATGGCGATAGCGTATCGCTGGTTAGTGCAGAGGTTACCGGCGGCGCAGGCAGCGTAAGTATTGCCGATGGCCAAGTGATATTTAATCCCGACGAGAGCCACAACTATCTAGGCGAAGGTGAAACCGCCGATGTGACGGTCAGCTATACCGTGGAAGACCCTAGCGGCGAAACCAGTACCGCTGAGCTGACAATTACCGTCACGGGCACTAACGATACGCCCGAAGTTGTACTGAATAACCCCGTCAATATCGAAGAAGGCAGCGAAGCTGGCGCTATCATCGGCGATATTGCTGCTATTGACTCTGATTCAAACGATAGTCATAGCTATGAAATCATCGGAGAATCGCCCTTCGAAATTGTCGATGGCCAATTGGTCGTAGCCGAAGGTGCCGAGATAGACTACGAGGCAGGCTCCACGATTGATGTCGAAATCCAAGTTACTGATAGCAGCGGCGGCAGCTCGACCAAAACCTTCACCATTAATGTTGATGATGTGAATGAAGGCCCCGTAGCCCTTGAGGATGCTGGTGAAGCGCTTGAAGGCGCGGGCTCGGTTGTGTTTGATGTGGTCGGCAATGATACCGACCCCGATGGCGACGCTCTCACCTTAACTGAAGCCTCCGTTACCGATGGTGCCGGCAGCGTGAGTATTGTTGATGGCAAAGTCGTCTTTAACCCGGATGAATCCCATAACAATCTAGCCGAAGGTGAAACCGCCGAAGTCACCGTCAGCTACACCGTTACCGACGAACATGGCGAAACGAGCACGGCGGATCTCACGATTACCGTGACTGGTTCCAACGATGGCCCTGTTGCTGTGGCGGATACGGGCGCGGTGACTGAAGGCGATGGCGCCACTGTATTTGATGTGGTCGCGAACGACACCGACGCCGATGGCGATACGCTGACCTTAACCGAAGCTTCCGTTACCGACGGTGCAGGTTCAGTCTCGATTGTCGACGGCAAAGTCGTCTTCAATCCGGATGAATCTCATAACAACCTCGCTGAAGGCGAAACCGCGGACGTGACCGTCAGCTACACCGTGACTGACGAGCATGGCGAAACCAGTACGGCCGATCTCACGATTACCGTGACCGGCTCGAATGATGGTCCCGTTGCTGTTGCCGATACAGGGCCCGCACTTGAGGGCGCCGGATCAACGACGTTTGACGTAGTAGCTAACGATACCGATGCGGATGGCGACACTTTGTCACTCACTAGTGCTGAAGTGACCGACGGCGTCGGTTCAGTCTCAATCGTGGATGGCAAAGTCGTCTTTAACCCTGATGAATCCCATAACAACCTCGCTGAAGGCGAAACGGCCGAAGTGACCGTCAGCTACACCGTCACCGACGAACACGGCGAAACCAGCACTGCGGATCTCACCATTACCGTGACTGGCTCGAATGATGGTCCTGTTGCTGTGGAGGATACTGGCGCTGTTACAGAAGGCGATGGTGCAACGACCTTTGATGTAGTAGCCAACGATACCGATGTTGATGGCGATACGTTAAGCCTGACCAGCGCTGAAGTGACTGATGGTGCCGGCAGCGTGAGCATTGTCGATGGTAAAGTCGTTTTCAATCCCGACGAATCACACAACAACTTGGCCGAAGGTGAAACCGCTGAAGTGACCGTGAGCTATACCGTCACCGATGAGCACGGCGAAACGAGTACGGCTGACCTGACCATCACGGTAACCGGCTCCAACGATGGTCCCGTAGCCGTGGCCGATACGGGTGAAGTTACTGAAGGCGATGGCGCCACCGTATTTGATGTCGTCGCGAATGATACCGATGCGGATGGTGATGCATTAACGCTTACGGAAGCCTCAGTTACCGATGGCGCGGGTTCCGTCTCGATTGTCGATGGCAAAGTCGTCTTTAACCCCGACGAGTCTCACAACAATCTGGCCGAAGGCGAAACCGCCGAAGTCACCGTCAGCTACACCGTCACCGATGAACACGGTGAAACTAGCATCGCCGATCTCACCATTACTGTCACCGGTTCCAATGATGGCCCAGTGGCGGTGGCGGATGCCGGCAATGTGACCGAAGGCGATGGCGCCACTGTATTTGATGTGGTGGCGAATGATACTGACGCGGATGGCGACACGCTGACCTTAACCGAAGCTTCCGTTACCGATGGCGCCGGCAGCGTCAGCATTGTTGAGGGCAAAGTGGTTTTCAACCCAGACGAAAGCCACAACAATCTCGCCGAAGGCGAAACCGTCGAAGTTACGGTCAGCTACACCGTCACCGACGAACATGGCGAAACGAGCACGGCAGATCTGACGATTACCGTGACGGGCAGTAACGATGGTCCTGTCGCGGTAGCGGATACGGGCGCGGTAACTGAAGGCGATGGCGCCACTGTATTTGACGTCGTGGCTAACGATACTGATGCTGACGGCGACACATTAACTTTGACCGAAGCGTCTGTTACTGACGGCGCGGGCTCTGTCTCGATTGCCGACGGCAAGGTCGTCTTCAACCCTGACGAGAGCCACAACAATCTCGCCGAAGGCGAAACGGCGGAAGTCACCGTCAGCTACACCGTGACTGACGAACACGGCGAAACTAGTACGGCTGACCTGACCATCACGGTAACCGGCTCGAACGATGGGCCTGTGGCTGTCGCCGATACCGGCAATGTGACCGAAGGCGATGGCGCTACAGTATTTGATGTAGTAGCCAACGATACCGATGTAGATGGCGACACCCTAAGTTTGACTAGCGCTGAAGTGACAGATGGTGCGGGTTCAGTCTCGATTGTCGATGGCAAAGTCGTCTTCAACCCTGACGAGTCTCACAACAACCTCGCTGAGGGTGAAACCGCAGAAGTGACCGTGAGTTACACGGTCACCGACGAGCATGGCGAAACCAGCACGGCTGACCTGACCATCACGGTAACCGGTTCTAACGATGGTCCTGTCGCCTTAGCGGATACTGGCTCAGTGACTGAAGGCGACGGTTCGACGACATTTGATGTAGTAGCTAACGATACGGATGCCGATGGCGGCACTCTTTCACTCTCAAGTGCTGAAGTCACCGGTGGCGCCGGCTCAGTCTCAATTGTGGACGGCAAAGTCGTCTTCAATCCCGATGAATCGCATAACAACTTAGCCGAAGGTGAAACTGCCGACGTGACGGTCAGCTATACCGTTACCGACGAACACGGCGAAACGAGTACAGCGGATCTCACCATCACGGTAACCGGCTCCAACGATGGTCCCGTCGCAGTCGCGGATACCGGTGCCGTCACGGAAGGCGACGGATCAACGACGTTCGACGTAGTCGCCAACGATACCGACGTTGATGGCGACACACTTTCACTTACCAGCGCTGAAGTTACAGATGGCGCGGGTTCAGTCTCGATTGTTGATGGCAAGGTCGTCTTTAATCCCGATGAATCCCATAACAACCTCGCTGAAGGCGAAACCGCCGAAGTGACCGTGAGTTATACGGTCACCGACGAGCATGGCGAAACCAGTACGGCTGATTTAACCATTACCGTGACGGGCAGTAATGATGGCCCAGTCGCCGTAGCTGATACGGGAGCTTCACTTGAGGGTGCCGGTTCAACGACGTTCGACGTCGTAGCTAACGATACCGACGCTGATGGCGACACATTGTCACTCACCGGTGCTGATGTGACCGATGGCGCCGGTTCCGTCTCAATCGTAGACGGCAAAGTCGTCTTCAATCCCGACGAATCTCACAATAGCTTAGCCGAAGGTGAAACGGCGGAAGTTGTCGTTTCATACACCGTCACCGATGAACACGGCGAAACGAGTACGGCGGATTTAACGATTACCGTAATCGGCAGTAATGATGGTCCTGTCGCTGTATCGGATACTGGCAATGTGACCGAAGGCGACGGTTCGACGACGTTTGACGTTGTTAGCAACGACACCGATGCCGATGGCGATACGCTTTCTCTCACCAGTGCCGAAGTGACTGATGGCGCCGGCAGCGTGAGTATTGTTGATGGCAAAGTGGTTTTCAATCCCGATGAGTCCCATAACAACCTGGCGGAAGGCGAAACCACCGAAGTGACTGTCAGCTACACCGTGACTGACGAGCACGGCGAAACCAGCACCGCTGACTTAACGATTACCGTAACCGGCAGTAATGATGGTCCTGTCGCTGTATCGGATACTGGCAATGTGACCGAAGGCGACGGTTCGACGACGTTTGATGTTGTTAGCAATGATACTGATGTCGATGGCGACAGCTTAACGCTGACCGAAGCCGAAGTGACCGATGGCGCCGGCAGCGTGAGTAT
Protein-coding regions in this window:
- a CDS encoding MFS transporter encodes the protein MPSNSQQSLRHFAGAIPFFIAAFLNAFVDLGHKIVIQNTVYKLYDGAEQVILTAIVNGLILLPFLLLLSPAGFLSDKFYKSRVMQMSAWAAVVLTLCITACYYLGMFELAFAMTFLLAAQSAIYSPAKYGYIKELFGKARLSEANGAISALSIVAILAGSFAYTIVFELLYPENPVNEADILRAIAPVGWLLVINSVIELVMMYRLPAVGTPSPQAHFDKKAFFSGRLFWQDLKPLGHSRAIGLSVIGLAMFWSIGQVLLAAFPSFLKATTGELNTLVVQAVLACTGIGIAIGSVTAGKISRNYIELGLLPVGALGILSGLIVLTHLNSMWAFAGCFLWIGISGGLFIVPLNALIQFNAKGDALGRTLAANNWVQNLAMLSFLALTVVFALMGLSSKTLLQLMVLVALVGSIYTLKQLPQAFVRFALASVISRRYKVHVQGLEHMPSAGGVLLLGNHISWIDWAILQLASPRPVRFVMLKSIYQRWYLKRFLDLMGCIPIAQGSSAQSSIEKVAEYLNQGEVVCLFPEGTISRTGHLAEFRKGFERAAALCEDAVVIVPFYLRGLWGSQFSRASEHFKQSQKRGLNRNLICAFGEPLPKTTTADILKRRVYDLSLVTWQAFIDQKPALGESWINRAKQVGRQPLLIYPDGGHLTGYQALSLSLIWARRLRLHKTQTIGVMMAPTVDAAILHMAAFIAGKRIANLDGALPPAILAEQLEKIECNTVYIAKDLMTGLSNSVTVVDMDKLHVTRFERCLTAFYSRWTPTWKLRWLSLNKVAPENAAVAIFTQEHAINLSHKNIQANIAQLADVLNAQPDDIALANMPLHQAYGLTVNLLMPLLQGIACVPQPVANPVADARAISQNDVTLLFVSAQVLQQLSQHDKAHALMLGSVRAVVCSHLGLTPDVLQQFQLKFNLPVLVGFGITEASPVVSCNIPDAMDTHNWKVQVGTKAQTLGMPLPGTSLKIVDANQAEVATGMLGRLWVAGPQVMLGYIGEESPCYCVNNITWLDTGLMGSLDDDGFLRLDAVSNNPAEQQNNDEDEKGSES
- a CDS encoding 2-hydroxyacid dehydrogenase — translated: MKIAFYSSKPYDHVFFDALNPGHDLLYLKAGLTPETTVLAEGCDAVCCFVNDIVNAEVLQRLAELNIKLVVMRCAGFNNVDVEAAAARGICIARVPEYSPYAVAEHTVGLIMTLNRHIHRAHNRIRENDYSLHGLMGFDLHGKTVGVIGAGKIGLAFIRIMQGFGCRVIIFDPAKAPVNGAENVTLEELWAQSHVVSLHCPLTPQTHHIVNAESLSKMPKGAMLVNTSRGGLIDTQAVIDSLKRGHLGYLGIDVYEEEAELFFEDLSDAIIQDDVFARLTTFPNVIITGHQAFFTREALQKIATVTFNNIAAFEKGDYSVIEAVNKLNN